One genomic region from Microbacterium sp. BK668 encodes:
- a CDS encoding O-antigen ligase family protein: MAVHTKHPASAPPEAPVREKTGHLMLRAWCIFVLFTALSGTAWVHAFGQPTAAVVAIGSGVLSLLLWLVIRPPVQWRRLPMFALAYVLWAALSIAWSAWAQTSALTWLLLLITTLQALFVGSVLTWRELVRAIASALKWVVALSFLFELFVSVVIGHAVMPGFQPRPEGEVDPIVYWSRDNLLDGGRIQGIVGNANLLGPLCLLAIIVFAIRLAAGAPRRVLLWLWIALSGFLMFRAGSATAYVAAAAVAVALVTVLLMRRARRPGERTPYYVAYAVVGVGGLVALWFLRGQLLTFVGRESDLTGREGIWDVVLAKAWENPWVGWGFATPWNPADPAFDGWIIDHGQSVMQAHNMWVDVFLQLGVIGVVIVGLTYLAFVWRAWFFAVDRPRWDLRDDRPYSALSLLPTLVGAILLVQGISESSPLLLWGWMFVVMFSFKIKQSPHIGVGPAEQTLAIERGELTKQAS, from the coding sequence ATGGCGGTCCACACGAAGCACCCGGCGTCGGCGCCGCCGGAGGCCCCGGTCCGCGAGAAGACGGGGCACCTCATGCTGCGCGCCTGGTGCATCTTCGTGCTCTTCACGGCGCTGTCGGGCACCGCATGGGTGCACGCCTTCGGGCAGCCGACGGCCGCCGTGGTCGCGATCGGCAGCGGCGTGCTGTCCCTGCTGCTGTGGCTCGTCATCCGGCCGCCCGTGCAGTGGCGGCGGCTCCCGATGTTCGCGCTCGCCTACGTGCTCTGGGCGGCCCTGTCGATCGCGTGGTCCGCGTGGGCCCAGACGAGCGCCCTGACGTGGCTGCTCCTTCTCATCACGACCCTGCAGGCGCTCTTCGTCGGGAGCGTCCTGACGTGGCGCGAACTCGTGCGCGCCATCGCCTCGGCCCTCAAGTGGGTCGTCGCGCTGTCCTTCCTGTTCGAGCTCTTCGTGTCTGTCGTCATCGGGCATGCGGTCATGCCGGGATTCCAGCCTCGACCCGAGGGCGAGGTGGACCCGATCGTCTACTGGTCGCGCGACAACCTGCTCGACGGCGGTCGCATCCAGGGGATCGTCGGCAATGCCAACCTGCTCGGACCGCTGTGCCTCCTCGCGATCATCGTGTTCGCCATCCGTCTCGCCGCGGGCGCCCCGCGCAGGGTGCTGCTGTGGCTCTGGATCGCACTGTCGGGGTTCCTCATGTTCCGCGCCGGCTCCGCCACGGCATACGTCGCGGCCGCGGCCGTCGCCGTGGCTCTGGTCACGGTCCTGCTGATGCGCCGCGCCCGCAGGCCCGGCGAGCGCACGCCGTACTACGTCGCGTACGCGGTCGTCGGCGTCGGCGGCCTGGTGGCGCTGTGGTTCCTGCGCGGTCAGCTGCTCACCTTCGTCGGACGAGAGTCGGACCTCACCGGACGCGAGGGCATCTGGGACGTCGTGCTGGCCAAGGCGTGGGAGAACCCGTGGGTCGGGTGGGGCTTCGCCACCCCGTGGAACCCGGCCGATCCGGCCTTCGACGGCTGGATCATCGACCACGGCCAGAGCGTCATGCAGGCGCACAACATGTGGGTCGACGTGTTCCTGCAGCTCGGCGTCATCGGCGTCGTCATCGTCGGCCTCACCTATCTCGCCTTCGTGTGGCGCGCCTGGTTCTTCGCGGTCGACCGGCCGCGCTGGGACCTCCGCGACGACCGGCCCTACTCGGCGCTGTCGCTCCTGCCCACGCTGGTCGGTGCCATCCTCCTCGTGCAGGGGATCTCCGAGTCCAGTCCGCTGCTGCTGTGGGGCTGGATGTTCGTCGTCATGTTCAGCTTCAAGATCAAGCAGTCGCCGCACATCGGGGTCGGTCCCGCGGAGCAGACGCTGGCCATCGAGCGGGGCGAGCTGACGAAGCAGGCTTCGTGA
- a CDS encoding NAD(P)-dependent oxidoreductase gives MKKVLVTGSAGFIGGYVVEELLRQGYSVVGVDNYSKYGPVKKSYDDHPDYELVVADVTDTERMTELLMDCDHFIAGAALIGGISYFHTYQYDLIAQNERIIASSCDAAIAVKKAGGKLEKVTYMSSSMVFESTDRWPSKEGDELLVPPPLSSYGFQKLAVEYFARAAKGQYDVDYTILRPFNCVGIGESRALGDVEIDSGNVKLAMSHVVPDLVQKVLKGQDPLHILGEGSQVRHYTYGGDLARGIVMTLDHPGALNTDFNLSTPVGHSVTELADVIWRKIKGPDVPLRLVNDPAFEYDVQKRVPDTRKAKEILGFEATTTLEDMLDEVIPWIENAVAEGTI, from the coding sequence ATGAAGAAGGTCCTGGTCACCGGATCCGCAGGATTCATCGGCGGCTACGTCGTCGAGGAGCTGCTGCGCCAGGGATACTCCGTGGTCGGCGTCGACAACTACTCGAAGTACGGCCCCGTCAAGAAGTCCTACGACGATCACCCGGATTACGAGCTCGTGGTGGCGGACGTGACCGACACCGAGCGCATGACCGAGCTCCTCATGGACTGCGACCACTTCATCGCCGGCGCGGCGCTCATCGGCGGCATCTCCTACTTCCACACCTACCAGTACGACCTCATCGCCCAGAACGAGCGCATCATCGCCTCGTCGTGCGATGCGGCCATCGCTGTCAAGAAGGCCGGCGGCAAGCTCGAGAAGGTCACGTACATGTCGTCCTCGATGGTCTTCGAGTCGACCGACCGGTGGCCGTCGAAGGAGGGGGACGAGCTGCTCGTGCCGCCGCCGCTGTCCTCGTACGGCTTCCAGAAGCTCGCCGTGGAGTACTTCGCCCGCGCGGCGAAGGGACAGTACGACGTCGACTACACGATCCTGCGCCCGTTCAACTGCGTCGGTATCGGGGAGTCCCGGGCGCTCGGCGACGTCGAGATCGACTCCGGCAACGTGAAGCTCGCCATGAGCCACGTCGTGCCGGATCTCGTCCAGAAGGTCCTCAAGGGCCAGGACCCGCTGCACATCCTGGGCGAAGGCAGCCAGGTGCGTCATTACACCTACGGCGGCGACCTGGCCCGCGGCATAGTGATGACCCTCGATCACCCCGGTGCGCTGAACACCGACTTCAACCTGTCGACGCCCGTCGGGCACAGCGTCACTGAGCTCGCCGACGTGATCTGGCGGAAGATCAAGGGCCCCGACGTGCCGCTGCGCCTCGTGAACGACCCCGCCTTCGAGTACGACGTGCAGAAGCGCGTGCCCGACACCCGGAAGGCGAAGGAGATCCTCGGCTTCGAGGCGACCACGACCCTCGAAGACATGCTCGACGAGGTCATCCCGTGGATCGAGAACGCCGTCGCCGAGGGCACCATCTGA
- a CDS encoding nucleotide sugar dehydrogenase has protein sequence MAFENDVVVVGGGGHVGLPLAIALASRGKRTVVYDVSERAVEHVRRAQMPFVEPGADEVLARVVADGMLSASTDPAVVATCENVVVVIGTPVDEHLNPDPNAIPRALETCAPYFRDGQLMVLRSTIYPGVTALVREMLDQTGLSIDLAFCPERIAEHKAMTELFELPQIVSGYTPDAIARAGALFGALTESIVELSPEEAELAKLFTNTWRYIKFAAVNQFYMMANSKGVDFERVRAGLTQDYPRAQDMPGPGFAAGPCLFKDTMQLAAFSDNTFQLGHAAMLVNEGLPLYIASQLDDAHDLSDKTVGILGMAFKAGSDDIRSSLSYKLQRVLRFKAKEVLGTDPYVSVRTDSSLLPLDEVLERADILIVATPHKEYRDLVTDKPVADVWNLLGNGVLI, from the coding sequence ATGGCTTTCGAGAACGATGTCGTCGTCGTCGGCGGTGGCGGCCACGTCGGTCTGCCCCTGGCGATCGCCCTCGCCAGCAGGGGCAAGCGCACCGTCGTGTACGACGTGTCGGAACGGGCGGTGGAGCACGTGCGGCGCGCGCAGATGCCCTTCGTCGAGCCCGGCGCCGACGAGGTCCTCGCACGGGTCGTCGCCGACGGGATGCTGTCGGCCTCGACGGACCCGGCAGTCGTGGCGACCTGCGAGAACGTCGTCGTGGTCATCGGCACACCTGTCGACGAGCATCTGAACCCCGACCCCAACGCCATCCCTCGCGCCCTCGAGACCTGCGCGCCGTACTTCCGCGACGGCCAGCTGATGGTGCTGCGCAGCACGATCTACCCCGGTGTCACCGCGCTCGTGCGCGAGATGCTCGATCAGACCGGGCTGTCGATCGACCTCGCGTTCTGCCCCGAGCGCATCGCGGAGCACAAGGCGATGACCGAGCTGTTCGAGCTGCCGCAGATCGTCTCGGGCTACACGCCGGACGCGATCGCCCGTGCCGGCGCCCTCTTCGGCGCGCTCACCGAGAGCATCGTCGAGCTGTCTCCCGAGGAGGCGGAGCTCGCGAAGCTCTTCACGAACACATGGCGCTACATCAAGTTCGCGGCGGTCAACCAGTTCTACATGATGGCCAACTCGAAGGGCGTCGACTTCGAACGTGTGCGGGCGGGGCTCACGCAGGATTACCCGCGCGCGCAGGACATGCCCGGCCCCGGCTTCGCGGCGGGTCCGTGCCTGTTCAAGGACACGATGCAGCTCGCCGCGTTCAGCGACAACACCTTCCAGCTCGGCCACGCGGCGATGCTGGTCAACGAGGGCCTTCCGCTGTACATCGCGAGCCAGCTCGACGATGCCCACGACCTGTCCGACAAGACCGTCGGGATTCTCGGCATGGCCTTCAAAGCGGGATCGGATGACATCCGGTCGAGCCTGTCCTACAAGCTCCAGCGCGTCCTGCGGTTCAAGGCGAAGGAGGTGCTCGGCACGGATCCGTACGTCTCGGTTCGCACCGACTCCTCGCTGCTGCCGCTCGATGAAGTCCTCGAGCGCGCGGACATCCTCATCGTCGCCACACCGCACAAGGAGTACCGCGACCTCGTCACCGACAAGCCGGTCGCCGACGTGTGGAACCTCCTCGGCAACGGAGTGCTGATTTGA
- a CDS encoding ABC transporter permease, with protein MTTAAVGAPGSPRRYLHSLWLLSARDLRVRYATSALGYLWSVLDPLVMSAIYWFVFTQVFQRTVGHEPYIVFLITALLPWVWFNSAVSDFTRAFSKDARLVRSTAIPRSIWVNRIVLSKGVEFVCSMPVLALFVILSQWTSTPAELNWGILWFPVAMVLQVVLLVGLGLLVAPLCVIWSDLERTTKLILRALFYASPVIYGVEDLPGVFETLAAFNPLAGIFALYRVGFFPEEWDPWVIGMGAVMSFLFLALGVMAFRRLERPVLKEL; from the coding sequence GTGACCACAGCCGCCGTCGGCGCGCCCGGATCGCCCCGGCGCTATCTGCATTCGCTGTGGCTGCTGTCGGCGCGCGATCTCCGAGTCCGCTACGCCACGAGTGCGCTCGGCTACCTCTGGTCCGTCCTCGATCCGCTCGTCATGAGCGCGATCTACTGGTTCGTCTTCACGCAGGTCTTCCAGCGGACGGTCGGGCACGAGCCGTACATCGTGTTCCTCATCACCGCGCTCCTGCCCTGGGTCTGGTTCAACTCCGCCGTCTCGGACTTCACCCGGGCCTTCAGCAAGGACGCGCGGCTGGTCCGTTCGACGGCGATCCCGCGATCGATCTGGGTCAACCGCATCGTGCTGTCCAAGGGCGTCGAGTTCGTCTGCTCCATGCCCGTGCTCGCGCTGTTCGTCATCCTCTCGCAGTGGACGAGCACGCCGGCCGAGCTGAACTGGGGGATCCTGTGGTTCCCCGTCGCGATGGTGCTGCAGGTGGTGCTGCTCGTGGGACTCGGTCTGCTGGTCGCGCCCCTGTGCGTCATCTGGAGCGACCTCGAACGCACGACCAAGCTGATCCTCCGCGCCCTGTTCTACGCCTCGCCGGTCATCTACGGCGTGGAGGACCTGCCCGGTGTCTTCGAGACGCTCGCCGCCTTCAACCCCCTGGCGGGCATCTTCGCCCTCTACCGCGTCGGATTCTTCCCGGAGGAGTGGGACCCGTGGGTGATCGGCATGGGCGCCGTCATGTCCTTCCTCTTCCTCGCGCTGGGCGTCATGGCGTTCCGGCGGCTCGAGCGACCGGTGCTGAAGGAGCTGTGA
- a CDS encoding O-antigen ligase family protein, translating to MSEPGAGRGLGGLLASAALARAFTLTVFGTVFGSVAIERMAGRVTYVTIVTGLCVIAAGMLAARRREISFVRLVPTTLVLFVGWAFASIFWSSDATRSFWGWVSLVGVALLAVTIGHVRDTLQTVRALGDVMRVMLGVSLGLEILSGILLDTPLTFLGIQGDIAAFGPIQGVFGTRNLLGFAAVLALITFLVEYRTQSVRPGVSLFSVVLGGVIAVLSDSPTVVVLAAAVGVAAGVLAVVRHATPHRRTTLQWIFGAIVAIGLVAGYIARHPIIAWLGAGSDFSTRANLWASILIYQRMKPVQGWGWFGPWAQSELPFWAVNFSAGQSHASGLNAYFDVLLQLGWVGLVLFLAFAGFAFLRAWLVASERRSIVYAWTPLILVALLVDSMFESFTLWGFGWLLLVVCAVRAAQSRSWRDRFDDAENGGSALPHVPGG from the coding sequence GTGAGCGAGCCCGGCGCCGGACGCGGCCTCGGCGGTCTCCTCGCGTCCGCGGCGCTGGCCCGAGCCTTCACCCTCACGGTGTTCGGCACGGTGTTCGGCTCGGTCGCGATCGAACGCATGGCGGGGCGGGTCACCTACGTCACGATCGTCACAGGCCTGTGCGTCATCGCCGCCGGGATGCTGGCGGCGCGTCGTCGCGAGATCTCGTTCGTCCGCCTCGTGCCGACGACGCTCGTCCTGTTCGTCGGCTGGGCCTTCGCGAGCATCTTCTGGAGCTCGGACGCCACACGCAGCTTCTGGGGCTGGGTGTCGCTGGTCGGCGTCGCGCTCCTGGCCGTCACGATCGGACACGTGCGCGACACCCTGCAGACGGTGCGCGCGCTCGGCGACGTCATGCGCGTCATGCTCGGGGTCTCGCTGGGCCTGGAGATCCTCTCGGGCATCCTCCTCGACACGCCGCTCACCTTCCTCGGCATCCAGGGCGACATCGCGGCGTTCGGCCCGATCCAGGGCGTGTTCGGAACGAGGAATCTGCTCGGCTTCGCAGCGGTCCTCGCGCTGATCACCTTCCTCGTGGAGTACCGCACGCAGTCGGTGCGACCGGGCGTCTCCCTCTTCTCGGTCGTGCTCGGCGGCGTCATCGCCGTGCTCTCGGACTCCCCCACCGTCGTCGTGCTCGCCGCCGCCGTCGGCGTCGCCGCGGGCGTCCTCGCGGTGGTCCGGCACGCGACTCCGCATCGCCGCACGACCCTCCAGTGGATCTTCGGGGCGATCGTGGCCATCGGGCTCGTCGCCGGCTATATCGCGCGGCATCCCATCATCGCGTGGCTCGGAGCGGGCAGCGACTTCTCGACCCGGGCGAACCTCTGGGCCAGCATCCTGATCTACCAGCGCATGAAACCCGTCCAGGGCTGGGGGTGGTTCGGTCCGTGGGCCCAGAGCGAGCTGCCGTTCTGGGCGGTCAACTTCTCGGCCGGGCAGTCCCACGCGTCAGGCCTCAACGCCTACTTCGACGTGCTGCTGCAGCTCGGCTGGGTGGGGCTGGTGCTCTTCCTCGCGTTCGCGGGATTCGCGTTCCTGCGCGCGTGGCTCGTGGCCAGCGAGCGCCGGTCGATCGTCTACGCCTGGACGCCGCTCATCCTCGTCGCCCTGCTGGTCGACTCGATGTTCGAGAGCTTCACCCTGTGGGGGTTCGGCTGGCTGCTGCTGGTGGTGTGCGCGGTCCGCGCCGCGCAGTCCAGGTCGTGGCGGGACCGGTTCGACGACGCCGAGAACGGCGGTTCCGCCCTCCCCCACGTCCCGGGCGGGTGA
- a CDS encoding ABC transporter ATP-binding protein: MVQASTPSDTSTGARHAIEVKDLGVRFRRNRRGRRSLKDLFAGSNRRSRPGEFWALRNVSFTVAPGESIGVVGRNGQGKSTLLKLVAGVLLADEGTVSVNGGVAPLIEITGGFVGDLTVRENVRLTAGLHGMSRGEVNRRFEEIIDFAEIADFVDTPYKHLSNGMKVRLAFSVVSQLDEPVLLVDEVLAVGDKAFREKCYRRIDELLADGRTLFFVSHNERDLRRFCTRGLYLDKGRLAMDASLQEVLDRYNADYPVG; the protein is encoded by the coding sequence ATGGTCCAGGCATCCACCCCGTCCGACACCTCGACCGGCGCTCGCCATGCGATCGAGGTGAAGGATCTGGGGGTGCGCTTCCGCCGCAACCGCCGCGGCAGGCGGAGCCTCAAGGATCTGTTCGCGGGGTCGAACCGCCGCTCCCGGCCCGGGGAGTTCTGGGCGCTGCGGAACGTCTCGTTCACCGTGGCCCCCGGCGAGTCGATCGGCGTCGTCGGCCGCAACGGACAGGGGAAGTCCACGCTCCTCAAGCTCGTGGCCGGCGTCCTGCTCGCGGACGAGGGGACGGTGAGCGTCAACGGCGGAGTCGCCCCGCTCATCGAGATCACGGGCGGATTCGTCGGCGACCTCACCGTCCGCGAGAACGTCCGCCTGACGGCGGGCCTGCACGGGATGTCGCGCGGCGAGGTCAATCGGCGCTTCGAGGAGATCATCGACTTCGCGGAGATCGCCGACTTCGTCGACACCCCGTACAAGCACCTCTCCAACGGCATGAAGGTGCGCCTGGCGTTCTCGGTCGTCTCGCAGCTGGACGAGCCGGTGCTCCTCGTGGACGAGGTCCTCGCGGTGGGCGACAAGGCGTTCCGGGAGAAGTGCTACAGACGCATCGACGAACTGCTCGCCGACGGCCGCACGCTGTTCTTCGTCAGTCACAACGAACGCGATCTGCGGCGATTCTGCACGCGCGGCCTCTACCTCGACAAGGGTCGGCTGGCGATGGATGCCTCGCTCCAGGAAGTGCTCGACCGGTACAACGCCGACTATCCCGTCGGCTGA
- a CDS encoding glycosyltransferase has translation MPHVLQNVVFPTDRDPDLLPLYVDPEIWSVIDEEPVRVSNRAHLGNILDRRRARIVAGRRVSFGTYFNAFPASYWQHWTPVRDVRLTVRTSGPATVLVYRSTGSGVHQRIETREVDGETTSDFDLVLNQYSDGGWIWFDIVADEQNAVFEGAEWTTETEPSRSGNASIGITTYNKPDYCIWTLMNLASEPDVLEVLDRIYIVDQGDRRVDGQPEFAEIAASLGEKLEVIAQPNLGGSGGFARAMAETLQAGTSEFVQLLDDDVRLETESVRRSVVFGRYASVPTIVGAHMFDLLDRPRLHAWAEVVDEQPFMWRTLYQDRMPHDFSASNLRQTSMLHTRLDADYNGWWMCLIPVSTIREVGLALPAFIKWDDAEYCLRAREAGTPTVSMPGIALWHVSWVGKDDSIDWQAYFHARNRIVAALLHSRAPQGGTLLRHSRRMDLKHLMMMQYYPVALRHRALRDILSGPEHMRANLATAMPQARALAQEYPETVVHKDTGVPLRSRRGRQVFTRRRRHDYDSPSGLRLRWFTAVALVSHWVHAARPENLAQPEVEFGKDDAHWWRLPLYDSALVNAADGSGKNIYMRDRGRYRRMLVESVRLHRRLRRQWPTLARDYRMAMPELTSLEAWRRTFEGGDR, from the coding sequence GTGCCCCACGTGCTCCAGAACGTCGTCTTCCCCACCGACCGGGACCCCGATCTTCTGCCGCTCTACGTCGACCCCGAGATCTGGTCGGTCATCGACGAGGAGCCGGTGCGCGTGTCGAACCGTGCTCACCTGGGCAACATCCTCGACCGGCGCCGCGCGCGCATCGTGGCCGGTCGCCGCGTGTCGTTCGGCACCTATTTCAACGCGTTCCCGGCCTCGTACTGGCAGCACTGGACGCCGGTCCGCGACGTGCGCCTCACCGTCCGCACCTCCGGGCCCGCGACCGTCCTCGTCTACCGCTCCACCGGGTCGGGGGTGCACCAGCGCATCGAGACCCGCGAGGTCGACGGCGAGACGACGTCCGACTTCGACCTCGTCCTGAACCAGTACAGCGACGGCGGGTGGATCTGGTTCGACATCGTCGCGGATGAGCAGAACGCCGTGTTCGAGGGCGCGGAGTGGACCACCGAGACCGAGCCCTCCCGATCGGGGAATGCGTCCATCGGCATCACGACCTACAACAAGCCGGACTACTGCATCTGGACGCTCATGAACCTCGCGTCCGAGCCCGACGTGCTCGAGGTGCTCGATCGCATCTACATCGTCGACCAGGGCGACCGGCGCGTGGACGGACAGCCGGAGTTCGCCGAGATCGCGGCCTCGCTCGGCGAGAAGCTCGAAGTCATCGCGCAGCCGAACCTCGGCGGGTCGGGGGGATTCGCCCGCGCCATGGCGGAGACGCTCCAGGCCGGCACGAGCGAGTTCGTGCAGCTCCTCGACGACGACGTGCGACTCGAGACCGAGTCCGTGCGCCGGTCGGTCGTGTTCGGCCGGTACGCATCGGTGCCGACCATCGTCGGCGCGCACATGTTCGACCTGCTCGATCGCCCCAGGCTCCATGCCTGGGCCGAGGTCGTCGACGAGCAGCCGTTCATGTGGCGGACGCTCTACCAGGACAGGATGCCGCACGACTTCAGCGCGTCGAACCTCCGCCAGACGTCGATGCTGCACACGCGTCTGGACGCGGACTACAACGGGTGGTGGATGTGCCTGATCCCCGTCTCGACGATCCGCGAGGTGGGCCTCGCGCTTCCCGCCTTCATCAAGTGGGATGACGCGGAGTACTGCCTGCGCGCGCGCGAGGCCGGCACCCCCACCGTCTCGATGCCCGGCATCGCACTGTGGCACGTCTCGTGGGTCGGCAAGGACGACTCGATCGACTGGCAGGCGTACTTCCACGCGCGCAACCGCATCGTGGCGGCGCTCCTGCACTCCCGGGCGCCGCAGGGCGGCACCCTCCTGCGGCACAGCCGCCGGATGGACCTCAAGCACCTGATGATGATGCAGTACTACCCCGTGGCCCTCCGGCACCGCGCGCTGCGCGACATCCTGAGCGGTCCCGAGCACATGCGCGCGAACCTGGCGACGGCGATGCCGCAGGCCCGCGCCCTGGCCCAGGAGTATCCCGAGACCGTCGTCCACAAGGACACGGGCGTGCCGCTGCGGTCGCGGCGGGGCCGTCAGGTGTTCACGCGCCGCCGCCGCCACGACTACGACAGCCCGAGCGGACTCCGGCTCCGGTGGTTCACCGCGGTCGCGCTCGTCTCCCACTGGGTCCACGCGGCGCGCCCCGAGAACCTCGCCCAGCCCGAGGTCGAGTTCGGGAAGGACGACGCGCACTGGTGGCGTCTGCCGCTGTACGACAGCGCCCTCGTGAACGCTGCCGACGGCTCGGGCAAGAACATCTACATGCGCGATCGAGGCCGCTACCGCCGGATGCTCGTGGAGAGCGTGCGGCTGCACCGCAGGCTCCGCCGTCAATGGCCGACCCTGGCGCGGGACTATCGCATGGCGATGCCCGAGCTGACGTCGCTCGAGGCGTGGCGGCGCACTTTCGAAGGGGGCGACCGATGA
- a CDS encoding GtrA family protein, translating into MARSAEHIREFLIRNLRRGGIFLAIGGLGFVVDAIVYNALVFGGGVGPLHSVPLIAKTIAVIAGLVVTYAGNKLLTYRDRKAPVSWGQVARYAVVNVAAILVQLACLGFSRYVLGLDSVVADNIAGTFLGQALATGLRYVLYTLWVFPHSPGEDPITYIEEHREPGAAPHPDATRG; encoded by the coding sequence ATGGCGAGATCGGCTGAGCACATCCGCGAGTTCCTCATCCGGAACCTTCGCCGCGGGGGCATCTTCCTGGCGATCGGCGGCCTCGGTTTCGTCGTCGACGCCATCGTCTACAACGCTCTCGTCTTCGGCGGCGGCGTCGGACCCCTGCATTCCGTGCCGCTCATCGCCAAGACCATCGCAGTGATCGCCGGGCTCGTCGTCACATACGCGGGCAACAAGCTCCTCACCTACCGCGACAGGAAGGCCCCGGTCAGCTGGGGGCAGGTCGCGCGGTACGCCGTCGTGAACGTCGCGGCGATCCTCGTGCAGCTCGCGTGCCTCGGCTTCTCGCGCTACGTGCTCGGGCTGGATTCGGTCGTCGCGGACAACATCGCGGGCACCTTCCTGGGTCAGGCGCTCGCGACCGGCCTGCGGTACGTGCTCTACACGCTCTGGGTCTTCCCGCACTCCCCGGGAGAGGACCCGATCACCTACATCGAGGAGCATCGCGAGCCCGGCGCCGCGCCCCATCCGGACGCGACGCGCGGGTGA
- a CDS encoding glycosyltransferase family 2 protein, translated as MSTETPRVSIVVPAYNEGEAIRPFLQRVGETVTLPFELLVVVDTPEDTTIPVVAAVSADDARIRCVVNTYGRGPAHAIRFGFDVAAAPTVVVTMADGSDDPRQIDALTELVERGVVVAAGSRYMAGGQQIGGPRFKRLLSRVAGRSLHLFANIGTRDATNSFKAYNADFVRQVTIQSRDGFEIGLELTAKARRARQPVAELPTIWLDRTEGVSNFQLRKWIPKYLRWYLFAFGRPLAIDEIEPAAAGVKGSKQ; from the coding sequence TTGAGCACGGAGACACCTCGCGTCTCGATCGTCGTCCCGGCGTACAACGAGGGCGAGGCGATCCGCCCGTTCCTTCAGCGCGTCGGCGAGACGGTGACGCTCCCGTTCGAACTCCTCGTCGTGGTCGACACCCCCGAGGACACGACGATCCCGGTGGTGGCGGCGGTCAGCGCGGACGACGCCCGGATCCGCTGCGTCGTCAACACCTACGGGCGAGGTCCCGCTCACGCGATCCGCTTCGGGTTCGATGTCGCCGCGGCGCCGACGGTGGTCGTGACGATGGCCGACGGCAGCGACGACCCGCGCCAGATCGACGCCCTCACCGAACTGGTCGAACGAGGCGTCGTCGTGGCGGCCGGAAGCCGCTACATGGCCGGCGGGCAGCAGATCGGCGGCCCGCGGTTCAAGCGCCTCCTGTCCCGTGTCGCCGGCCGCTCGCTCCATCTCTTCGCGAACATCGGGACCCGCGACGCCACGAACTCGTTCAAGGCCTACAACGCGGATTTCGTCCGGCAGGTCACGATCCAGTCCCGGGACGGCTTCGAGATCGGACTCGAGCTCACCGCGAAGGCGCGCCGCGCCCGCCAGCCCGTCGCCGAGCTCCCCACCATCTGGCTCGACCGCACGGAGGGTGTGTCGAACTTCCAGCTGCGCAAGTGGATACCCAAGTACCTGCGCTGGTACCTCTTCGCCTTCGGGCGACCTCTGGCAATCGACGAGATCGAACCCGCCGCGGCGGGCGTGAAGGGAAGCAAGCAATGA
- a CDS encoding glycosyltransferase yields MSDVSTAFDPATATIAIVTFNRSGLLTRLLTSIAEMDPKPGHVVIIDNASSDDTGDVVESFRSRLAPSELVYRRLETNTGGSGGFSEGMRTAYDLGSTWIWLMDDDVEVLPDGLARMGAWAPRFKSIQGRRYDYDGSEFYWQYRVAEPLAIPIPFAPSRFDASGYKEMNSGCFEGMFIHRDIVAQIGLPDPRFFIYWDDQLYGWLASRRTTSVIVDEFVLRRTREIKQWDMGIRHMNASSDRYRYYIMRNRAIIKQYYRWQGVYHPVLFALGTALTFGKELIRLVFVERTVRGTSNLFRGLRDGGRISRDRSWQPMPPLVAGRADQPTG; encoded by the coding sequence ATGAGCGACGTCTCGACGGCTTTCGACCCCGCGACCGCGACGATCGCGATCGTCACGTTCAATCGCTCCGGCCTGCTCACGCGGCTGCTCACCTCGATCGCCGAGATGGACCCGAAGCCCGGCCACGTCGTGATCATCGACAACGCCTCATCGGACGACACGGGCGACGTGGTCGAGTCGTTCCGGAGCCGGCTCGCCCCGAGCGAGCTCGTGTATCGCCGCCTCGAGACGAACACCGGCGGATCGGGCGGCTTCAGCGAGGGCATGCGCACCGCCTACGACCTGGGCTCGACGTGGATCTGGCTCATGGACGACGACGTCGAAGTGCTCCCGGACGGGCTGGCCCGCATGGGGGCGTGGGCGCCGCGGTTCAAGAGCATCCAGGGGCGTCGCTACGACTACGACGGCAGCGAGTTCTACTGGCAGTATCGCGTGGCCGAGCCCCTCGCCATCCCGATCCCCTTCGCTCCCTCCCGCTTCGACGCGTCCGGCTACAAGGAGATGAACTCGGGATGCTTCGAGGGCATGTTCATCCACCGCGACATCGTCGCCCAGATCGGCCTGCCCGACCCGCGGTTCTTCATCTACTGGGACGATCAGCTGTACGGCTGGCTCGCGTCGCGGCGGACGACGTCGGTCATCGTCGACGAGTTCGTGCTGCGCCGCACACGTGAGATCAAGCAGTGGGACATGGGCATCCGGCACATGAACGCGTCCAGCGACCGGTATCGCTACTACATCATGCGCAACCGCGCCATCATCAAGCAGTACTACCGCTGGCAAGGGGTCTACCACCCGGTGCTGTTCGCTCTCGGCACGGCGCTGACCTTCGGCAAGGAGCTCATCCGGCTCGTCTTCGTCGAGCGCACGGTGCGCGGCACCTCGAACCTCTTCCGCGGGCTCCGCGACGGCGGGAGGATCTCGCGGGACAGATCCTGGCAGCCGATGCCCCCGCTGGTCGCGGGAAGGGCCGATCAGCCGACGGGATAG